The following are encoded together in the Lathyrus oleraceus cultivar Zhongwan6 chromosome 3, CAAS_Psat_ZW6_1.0, whole genome shotgun sequence genome:
- the LOC127127586 gene encoding tropinone reductase homolog At5g06060 — protein sequence MAETKLSSFKDKRWSLQGMTALVTGGTRGIGYTIVEELAEFGAAVHICSRNQDDINKCLEEWKNKGFNVTGSVCDLLFRDQREKLMETVASVFNGKLNILVNNAGTFTPKPILDYTNEDVTTIMSTNFVSGYHLCQLAHSLLKESGYGSIVFISSIAALKAFEFSSAYAASKGAMNQFTKNVALEWAKDNVRANVVAPGPVKTLLLENAMRLSTGVDNIAKDIVSQSPIGRMGESKDISGLVAFLCLPASSHITGQIIAADGGFTM from the exons ATGGCAGAAACAAAGTTGAGCAGCTTCAAAGATAAAAGATGGTCACTCCAAGGAATGACAGCTCTAGTGACTGGTGGAACCCGAGGCATAGG GTACACAATTGTCGAAGAGTTAGCAGAATTTGGAGCAGCTGTGCATATATGTTCACGTAATCAAGATGATATTAACAAATGTTTGGAAGAGTGGAAAAATAAAGGATTTAACGTGACAGGATCAGTATGTGATTTACTATTCCGTGACCAACGTGAAAAATTAATGGAAACTGTTGCTTCGGTGTTTAATGGAAAACTCAATATTCTA GTAAATAATGCTGGAACATTTACTCCTAAACCTATTTTAGACTACACCAATGAAGATGTGACAACTATAATGAGTACCAATTTTGTGTCTGGTTACCATTTGTGTCAACTTGCACATTCACTTCTAAAAGAATCTGGATATGGAAGCATAGTATTCATATCCTCAATTGCAGCTCTGAAAGCCTTTGAATTTTCTTCTGCCTATGCAGCTTCTAAAG GAGCTATGAATCAGTTTACTAAAAACGTAGCATTGGAATGGGCAAAGGATAATGTTCGTGCTAATGTTGTGGCACCTGGACCTGTCAAGACCTTACTTTTAGAGAATGCAATG AGATTATCTACCGGAGTGGATAATATCGCTAAAGATATAGTGTCTCAGTCGCCGATTGGTCGGATGGGAGAATCTAAGGACATATCAGGATTGGTTGCTTTTCTCTGTCTTCCAGCTTCTTCACACATAACCGGACAAATTATAGCTGCAGATGGAGGTTTCACTATGTAA